The window agaaaaagaatgcaaaattacAGGCTTGAAATTAGGCAAGTGAGTATGTAGGACAAACaaagaaatcacaacaaattGTAAATTTTCAAAACTTGGCAAATACCAAAACATAACATAATGTTTATATTAAGTCACTGTCCCACCTCTATCACgtttttccaacatttttttgCAGCATAATCTGCGATTACTTCTTCGTATGATTTtgcaatatcatttttttaaagattttatttatttatttgacagagagacacagcgagagagggaacacaagcagggggagtgggagagggagaagcaggcttcccgctgagcagggagcccgatgtggggctcgatcccaggaccctgtgactatgacctgagccgaaggcagacacttaacaactgagccacccagcgcccctgcAATAtcatttttgataaaaatgtgtttattatgGATGCTCCAGAtgcataaaatgttatttctcatGCTGCCTTATGCACTGTTCATAGTAGCTCCACTAGTTGCTGCCCTGAAATCATAGGAATTCTGATCAATTCTCTTTCATAAAATTCAAGCTAAAATAAGAATGTATGTTTTATAATTGTCTCACTGCATTATCAAGTATATTCCCAACAAGACAAAACTTCAGTTTTAATCAGGCATCAGTTGAGAACAGAATCTTCCATTTATGGTTTTACATAAATGGATAACAGGAAGAACTTTCTACAGACCGACTTGTCTCCACACTTTTCaaacctccctttccctcccccgcccacctacttctggtgccaggcactggaggaCACGTTCATATCATTCACACCACCGTAGCAGCCTTTGTCCCCGCAAATTCATCCCGTGGCACGGTAACTGGTAGGAGCCATCTCCTAGCTGAATGGCTAGCAAGGACATGTCTAATTCCAAGCGTGCCTGTGAACCAGATAAATCTGCCTCATTTAACCCAAACTAAGTACGCACATCCTAGCTCTGCTTCTCCTTAGTCATGTCCCCAAAGGGGCTGCAGCCCGTCCCACACCCCCCAAGAGAAGGGCGACAAAGGGCGTCAGAGAGGCGGAGACAGAGGCCCTCTCCAATTGCAGCTAAAGGATTTTGCTTTCACAAATTTTACATGAAATCATACTTGCCTGTGAACACAGTGCTTGGGGGCCCTCCCACGGGCTCTGCCACTTAAGCTTCCGGAAATCCAAACTGCCTGTGGGTATTCCTAAAGTAAAACCCCTTACTTGAAGGAGAGTTGTGTGCCTCTCTCTTTGCTGCCACCAGCAGGAGCAGAAAGAAGTGACTGGAAGGTGTAGAAAGAGCAGGACTTAAGATGCCAGTGGGGTCTGAGAAAAATACTGCAAGCAAGAGATAACAGCAGGCCCCCCAAATGACGGGAACCAACAAATGAGGGGACTGGTCAGGCCCTAAGGAGACACGAACAAAATGTGTGTGGATAAGGCCTGAGGAGGGGGAGCCTTGTGCGCAGGTGGGCGGAGTCTAATGAGGGGGGGTGACTAACAGTTGAGGGCGGGGCTAAAGACTAAGGTATCCTAACTGATGGATGAGTGGACTCTGAAGACCGGGGCCATGGACACACAAAATGTGAGTAAGGCCCGCATGGCCGGGGTCTGCCTGGCGGATGATGAGCAGTGACTACAGATGAGTGGGAGACTGGAAATAAGGTGGATGGGCCCGGAAACGAGGGGGCAGGGCCACTTGTGCCGGCCCCCTTTGTTCCCAGCACCACAGACGGGGACAGCAAGGGGAGGGTACCCCACTGAGCATGTCCGTGTTCTTCCCTCCCCGATCAGTCAGAGAAGGCAGCCATAAAGATTCAGTCCTGGTGGCGTGGCAACGTGGTGCGCCGGACGTTACTGCACGCGGCACTCAGGGCCTGGGTCATCCAGTGCTGGTGGAGGTCGATGCAGGCCAAGACGCTGGAGCAGAGACGGCGCCTGGCACTAAGACTCTACACCTGCCAGGAGTGGGCAGTGGTGAAGGTGCAGGCCCAGGTTCGAATGTGGCAGGCCCGCAGACGGTTTCTCCAGGCACGCCAGGCAGCCTGCATCATCCAGTCTCACTGGCGCTGCCATACCAGCCAAAGCCGGGGCCTGATCCGGGGCCGCTATGAGGTCAAAGCCAGCCGGCTGGAGCTGGACATCGAAATCCTCTTGACCTAGGGAGCTAGCAGAGCCAAGGAGACTGGATCTCTCTTCCAATAAAGACACTTACTGACCACAGTCTTGCCCTTTGGAAATCAGACCCATAAAAGAGGGATCAGCCCCTAAATAATGGTCTAGAGCCCGTCTCAGGGCACGCCACCCTAGGTCCTTGCACCTACTGCAAACCTGAGCCATCTTGCACCCAAAAGAGACCCCAGGGGCCCAGGACAGGCTCTGACACCTTAGCCAGCCTGATCCCAGCTCCACAAGCAGGGCTATGCACTGGGCTGAATCCTtctgcagcccctccctgggctTCTCCATTCAGGGGAGGACACCAGACAGTCAGGCCGCAGCCAGAGCCGGCTGGGAAGGCCAGGATTCCACAGCCCTGTGCGGGGCACGGCCCTCAGGGCCGGTGCAGGCTTGGCAGGGAGCCAGGAGGACAGGGCACCCAGCTGAGTAACAGCAGGCCAGGCGCTGTGCCCCACTGGGGGATAGTCTGCCGGAGTCAGCCCTGGGGAAGGCCGGGGCAGGGACTGAGGAGCAGCAAGCTGTGCCTGCCCGTTCGGCCCCAGGGCCTGAGACaaggcttccctcccctctgccggCCTCTCCCTGAGAGAACCAGgtgcggtgggggggggagagaaagcacagggaggtggggctgaggAAACAAGCGGAGGGAGAGTAGGGGTGGGCGGGGGAAGGACTGTCCCAATGCCACTGGAAGTCATTGGTTTGGGGATACAACCTCTAAATCTTACCACATCCTCAGAAGCAGCTGTTCTGGCATCCCCCCCAAGGTCCCCCGTATTGGCCCCAACCCTCCCACAGATGGCTACAGCCTCTACAAGACCTGCCTCAAGGGGGTGCCAATGGGCCTCCGAGGGCTGAGGCTCCTGCTAACACTGAGCCCTCTAGGGTCAGCCCTCCGTGTACCAGGCTCTCACAGCCTCTGCTTTAGCATTAAAGCAGGTCCCTCGGCTCTGCCTCTGAACCTGCCTCCTGGAAGCCTGAGGCTCGTGACCCTCCCTAGGGGTCTGCGATGGGTGGCCTTGCCTGAGGGGTGGGAGGACCAGTTGGAGAGGTGTACAGATGTCAGAGGTCCTCATGGGCCTTGCAGCTGGGTAAGGCTTTCCCTCccctcaggggcgcctgtgtgcgggcgtgtgtgtgtttggggctcAGGGGAGGGTGTCTCCAGAACAACTGTGGCAGGTCTGGGGGTTCAGGGATCAGTCTGACACCCAATGCCTTCAGTAGCTGCAGGTGGCAATGATGCAGCCAGGTACCTTGCTCTTCCAAAGGAGCCCCTTCAGGAACTTTGGACATGGCTCTCATCTGCCCGCCTTGCAGGAGTGAGTGGTAGGAGACTAGTTAGGTCTGCGTGCTGCACATGATGGAATTCTGCATGCCTATGCCTGCAGGCGCCACCCCTGCAGTGAGAAGTAGTTAAATCCAAGGTTGGCAAGGCTTTAAGTCTCTGATTCTCAACCTACAGTGGACATTGGAATCCTCTGGGACACAAAACATACCAACGCCTGGGCCCACCCAGAGATTCTGCTTTAAGTAGTCTGGGGAGACGCCTGGACACTGGAGTTCAGTGTGCAGCCACGATTTGGAAACCGCTGAGTTAAGcccttcccagccccaggcagaggAAGTGAATGAGACATAGGATGGGAGTCCACAGAAAGGATCCCCTTAGGGGCCTGGTCAGCTAGCGTTGGCCT of the Halichoerus grypus chromosome 1, mHalGry1.hap1.1, whole genome shotgun sequence genome contains:
- the IQCF6 gene encoding IQ domain-containing protein F6, with the protein product MDTQNSEKAAIKIQSWWRGNVVRRTLLHAALRAWVIQCWWRSMQAKTLEQRRRLALRLYTCQEWAVVKVQAQVRMWQARRRFLQARQAACIIQSHWRCHTSQSRGLIRGRYEVKASRLELDIEILLT